ATCTCGGGGATGGGCATCCCCCGCCTGTACATGTCCCTCGCGTCCAGCGAGATGTTCTGGCAGATCGCTCACCCGAAGGCGTGCTGGTCCGTGTAGCAGTCGAGGTTGTTCTGGTGGCCGGCGCTCTGGTAGCAGCCGCAGTAGCAGGGCATCCGCTCCAGGAGCTCCGGGTGATCCCGGGCGGCCTGGTAGGCCTCCCGCGTCCTTCCGAGGAACTGGGCGGGGTCCAGGGTCTTGGGCCGGGGGACGCGCGGCGTCCCCGTGAGGACGTACCGCGGATCGGCGTCGGCGACGGTGGGATCGGCGGGGGAAGGAGCCCCCAGGTACCAGGCCCCCGCGCCCAGGGCCGCCAGCAGCGCCGCCGCGAGGAAGGCCCATCCTATCTTGCCGGAGCCGGACCTCTTTCGTTTCATGGGGGACCTCTTTTGCTTCATGCTGCCCTCATCGCATTACCCGCTATCCGCCGTCCTAATCCCCGTGCAGAAGGCTCCGGATGTCCTCCCGCAGCCGCCGCAGGGTTTCCTCCTCAAAGAGGGGGAGGAACTCCCCCTCCGTTTGCGAGGCGGGGGATACGATGCCCATGTAAGCGCCCCGCACCCGGGCCTGCCTGTCCACCAGCACGAAGCGGGAGCTGTGGATGTAGGGCTGGGTGGGGCCGGGATGGTGGGCGTGGGCGGAACGCGGTGTCAGCCATTTCAAGAGCGAAGAAGATCCGGCCTTGCCCGCCCCCGCCTTCGGCTCCACCGCGTTCAGGCGGAATCCTTTCTGGGCGAGGCGGTAGATGGCCTCCTTCTCCCCCGTCAGGAAGAGCCACCTCTCGGGGTCGGCGCGGAATTTCCTCGCGTACCCCGCCAGGACCTCGGGTGTGTCCCGCTCCGGGTCCACCGTGAGGGAGACCAGCCGGAAGTCTTTCTCGCCCGCGAATTCCTTCTGGAGCTTCGCCATCTCCGCCGTCTGCAAGGGGCAGGTGTCGGTGCAGTGCGTGAAGATGAGATTGGCGACCCAGACCTTCCCCTTGAGGCCGGCGAGGGCGACCGCGCGGCCGCTCCGCTCGGTGAGGGAGAAATCGGGCACCTCCCAATAGACGGGCAGCTCCTCCCGGCCCAGGAGCACCCACCCGGCGCTTGCTCCCGCCAGCGCGGCGAGCAGCCACAGAACGAGACCCGCATAGAACGCCGTACGTTTCCCGCGGCCAGCCGCTTCCGCTTGCCCAGCTTGTGCTTGCTCCATAAACAACCCCTATCGAGACCGGGAGACCCCCCTCTGCTACAACCGCAGATACGCCTCCGTATTCCCCCATTCCCCCCTTTCCTGGCGGAAGCTCCTCGACTTGTCGACGAGAACCTGCCCGTCCTCGGCCAGGACGATCTTCAGGCGCTCCAGGGGCCGGGGCGCGGGGCCCTCGAAATTCACCCCGCTCCGGTAGAAGCCGCTCCCATGGCAGGGGCACTTGAACTTGTTCTCCTGGGGGAGCCAGTTCGGGGTGCAGCCCAGGTGGGTGCAGACGGCCAGGAGGGCATAAAAGCCCCCCTCCTCCCGGACGATCCACACCCGCTGGCTCTGCTTGTAGCGCTCGTCCACCGCCCCCGCGATGTATTCCTCGGGCTGGCCCGCCTTGAACACTGGAGCAGGCTCGAAGAGGACCCGGGGGAAGAGAAAGCGGAGGAAACCCAGCAAGGCCACCCCCAGCGAGCCCAGGACGCCCAGCCACCCCACCCAGTTCATGAAGCGCCGCCGGTCCATGCCCCGGGGAGGAGGCTTCACCATCTCCCGGGGCATCTGAATCCGAGGCTTCTCCTTCACGGCTGCCATCTCGAAAGCCTCCTCCTCCGGGGAGGGGGAAGATGCCCCCCTCCCCGGAGACCGTTCAGTTCCGCGCCTGGTTCTGCTTCTTCCAGGACTTCCCGCCGTCCCCGCTCCGGTAGATCGTTCCTTCCGTCGTCGAGACGAAGATCTCCTCGGGACGCTTGGGGTTCACCGCCACGGCGGCAAGTTCCTTCAACTCGGGCGACATGGAAACCCACGCGCGGCCCCCGTCCGCGCTCCGGAAGAGCCCCTGGAGCATGGCCGCGTACATGACCTGCGCGTTCCCCGGGTCCGTCGTGAACCCATGCACCGTCCGTCTCGCGGGCAGACCGCCCACGTTGAGGAAGCCTCAGAATCAGTCCGGGCTCTTGAACAGGCCCTCCGTGGTGCCCGCGTAGAGGTAGATGCCCCCCATGCCGGTCGAGAGGTTCACCGAGGCGAGGGACTTCACCTCCCCCTTCGGGCCGTCCGCCACGCGCTCCCAGCTCTTCCCGCCGTCCCGGGTGCGGTAGATGCCCTCGGCCCCGTCCCGGACGGCCGCGTGGAGCTTCTCCGTGGAGTTGGGGTCGAAGGCGAGGCCGTGGAT
The DNA window shown above is from Candidatus Tectomicrobia bacterium and carries:
- a CDS encoding SCO family protein is translated as MEQAQAGQAEAAGRGKRTAFYAGLVLWLLAALAGASAGWVLLGREELPVYWEVPDFSLTERSGRAVALAGLKGKVWVANLIFTHCTDTCPLQTAEMAKLQKEFAGEKDFRLVSLTVDPERDTPEVLAGYARKFRADPERWLFLTGEKEAIYRLAQKGFRLNAVEPKAGAGKAGSSSLLKWLTPRSAHAHHPGPTQPYIHSSRFVLVDRQARVRGAYMGIVSPASQTEGEFLPLFEEETLRRLREDIRSLLHGD
- a CDS encoding Rieske 2Fe-2S domain-containing protein, producing MAAVKEKPRIQMPREMVKPPPRGMDRRRFMNWVGWLGVLGSLGVALLGFLRFLFPRVLFEPAPVFKAGQPEEYIAGAVDERYKQSQRVWIVREEGGFYALLAVCTHLGCTPNWLPQENKFKCPCHGSGFYRSGVNFEGPAPRPLERLKIVLAEDGQVLVDKSRSFRQERGEWGNTEAYLRL